One genomic segment of Tiliqua scincoides isolate rTilSci1 chromosome 6, rTilSci1.hap2, whole genome shotgun sequence includes these proteins:
- the LOC136655294 gene encoding flavin reductase (NADPH)-like has translation MKLSVLGATGQTGQFLVKQALDQGHIVTALVRNTAKLPLQHQNLKVVEADIFSADQLSEHFQGQDAILSCLGFPYKIFSSISGYTDSMKAITAAARRCAVKRIITMTSWYTAPESGQSASIFVRFLLLPLIRSVLTNMHQMETYLKEECSDLSWTVVRPPGLQNTPATDKEFLTHEGYFVPDPSGYPVTNVVARGDVARFMLSLLDRNEWVQKAVSMCTV, from the exons ATGAAGCTGTCAGTTCTTGGTGCGACAGGCCAGACCGGTCAGTTTCTGGTCAAGCAAGCGCTAGATCAAGGCCACATTGTGACAGCCCTTGTTCGGAATACTGCCAAGTTGCCTCTTCAGCACCAAAACCTGAAG GTGGTGGAAGCAGACATTTTTTCAGCAGATCAGCTGTCGGAGCATTTTCAAGGTCAAGATGCCATCCTTTCTTGCTTAGGCTTCCCTTACAAGATATTCTCTTCCATTTCGGGATACACGGATTCCATGAAAGCGATCACTGCTGCAGCTCGGCGGTGCGCAGTGAAACGTATCATAACTATGACATCATGGTATACTGCTC ctgaGTCTGGGCAGAGTGCTTCCATATTTGTGCGCTTTCTCCTCTTGCCGCTCATTAGAAGTGTGCTTACAAACATGCATCAGATGGAAACCTACTTAAAGGAGGAATGCAGTGACCTCAGCTGGACTGTAGTGAGGCCCCCCGGACTCCAAAATACTCCTGCCACAG ACAAAGAATTCCTAACGCACGAAGGCTATTTTGTTCCAGACCCGAGTGGCTATCCGGTTACAAATGTTGTGGCAAGAGGCGATGTAGCTCGCTTCATGCTGTCCCTTCTCGACAGAAATGAATGGGTACAGAAAGCAGTATCCATGTGTACAGTGTAA